A window of the Bacillus andreraoultii genome harbors these coding sequences:
- a CDS encoding peptidase U32 family protein — protein MTQLLDHISEIRNGKRVIIKKPELLAPAGNLEKLKIAVMYGADAVFIGGQEYSLRSNADNFTLEEIKEGVNFAKQYNAKIYVTTNIIAHNENISGLESYLCGLEDAGVCGIIVADPLIIETAKRVAPKLERHLSTQQSLSNWRAAQYWKEEGLERVVLAREATADEMKEIKEKVDIEVEVFVHGAMCIAYSGRCVLSNHMTARDSNRGGCCQSCRWNYDLYRQDQNEEQPLFADNDAPFAMSSKDMNLLRYVPELIEMGIDSFKIEGRMKSIHYIATVVRVYRKVIDAYCADPDHFIFEEEWMDELAKCANRETDYGFYEGLPGYQQQLFNETRHKPSHDFAGMVLDYDEETKMVTLQQRNFFKVGDEVEFFGPNIENFTMKIKDLYDEEGNMLDAARHPLQIVRFQVEKPLYRYNLMRKEN, from the coding sequence ATGACTCAATTACTTGATCATATTTCAGAAATAAGAAATGGTAAACGAGTAATCATAAAAAAGCCTGAATTGTTAGCACCAGCAGGTAATTTAGAAAAATTGAAAATTGCAGTGATGTATGGTGCAGATGCAGTTTTTATCGGTGGACAAGAGTATAGCCTTCGTTCGAACGCCGATAACTTTACGTTGGAAGAAATAAAAGAGGGCGTTAATTTTGCAAAACAATATAATGCAAAAATATATGTAACAACAAATATCATTGCACATAATGAAAATATTTCGGGTCTAGAGTCTTACTTGTGTGGTCTAGAAGATGCAGGAGTTTGTGGAATTATTGTTGCTGATCCACTAATCATCGAAACAGCAAAAAGAGTTGCTCCAAAATTAGAACGCCATTTAAGTACACAGCAATCTTTATCTAACTGGCGGGCAGCCCAATATTGGAAAGAAGAGGGACTTGAACGGGTTGTTTTAGCACGAGAAGCAACGGCAGATGAAATGAAGGAAATTAAAGAAAAAGTAGATATTGAAGTTGAAGTGTTTGTTCATGGTGCGATGTGTATTGCCTATTCAGGCCGATGTGTACTAAGTAACCATATGACAGCGCGCGATTCCAATCGTGGTGGTTGTTGCCAAAGTTGTCGCTGGAATTATGATTTGTACAGACAAGATCAAAATGAAGAACAGCCTTTATTTGCCGATAATGATGCACCTTTTGCGATGAGTTCGAAAGATATGAACTTATTGCGATATGTTCCAGAACTAATTGAAATGGGAATTGACAGCTTTAAAATTGAAGGCAGAATGAAATCTATTCATTATATCGCAACAGTAGTTCGTGTTTATCGAAAAGTAATTGATGCCTATTGTGCTGACCCTGATCATTTTATTTTTGAAGAAGAATGGATGGACGAGCTTGCCAAATGTGCCAACCGTGAAACAGATTATGGATTTTATGAAGGATTACCAGGATATCAACAGCAATTATTTAATGAAACAAGACATAAGCCATCACATGATTTTGCAGGGATGGTGTTGGATTATGATGAAGAAACAAAAATGGTTACACTTCAACAAAGGAACTTCTTTAAAGTGGGCGATGAAGTTGAATTTTTCGGGCCGAATATAGAGAATTTTACGATGAAGATTAAAGACTTATACGATGAAGAAGGAAATATGCTTGATGCGGCAAGACATCCTTTACAAATCGTCCGTTTTCAAGTGGAGAAGCCCCTTTATCGTTATAACTTAATGCGAAAGGAGAACTAA
- the udk gene encoding uridine kinase, which translates to MQPKPVIIGIAGGSGSGKTSVTKAIIERFGEESIALIEQDAYYKDQTDKPFEERLKTNYDHPLAFDTDYLIEHLVQLLHYKAIEKPVYDYTIHTRSKETVHIEPREVIILEGILVLEDERLRNLMDIKLFVDTDADLRIIRRLLRDTKERARTMDSVIDQYLSVVRPMHNQFVEPTKRYADIIIPEGGQNKVAIDLMVTKIQTILEQKSFL; encoded by the coding sequence ATGCAGCCTAAACCTGTCATTATAGGGATAGCTGGTGGTTCTGGATCAGGAAAGACTAGTGTAACAAAGGCAATTATTGAACGGTTTGGAGAAGAGTCAATCGCTCTAATTGAACAAGATGCATATTATAAAGATCAAACTGACAAACCTTTTGAAGAACGGTTGAAGACAAACTACGACCATCCACTTGCATTTGATACAGATTATTTAATTGAACATCTTGTTCAATTATTACATTATAAGGCAATAGAAAAGCCGGTTTATGATTATACCATTCATACAAGATCAAAAGAAACCGTTCATATCGAGCCGAGGGAAGTCATTATTTTAGAAGGTATTTTAGTTTTGGAAGATGAGCGATTACGTAACTTAATGGATATTAAGTTATTTGTCGATACAGATGCCGATCTTCGAATAATTAGAAGGCTATTACGGGATACAAAGGAACGTGCACGTACGATGGATTCGGTTATTGATCAATATTTATCTGTAGTAAGACCGATGCATAATCAATTTGTAGAACCAACAAAAAGATATGCAGATATTATTATTCCAGAAGGTGGTCAAAACAAGGTCGCAATTGATTTAATGGTGACTAAAATTCAAACAATTCTTGAACAAAAGTCCTTTTTATGA
- a CDS encoding peptidoglycan D,D-transpeptidase FtsI family protein — MFNRRFIFIGTLFLIGLIILLGRLAQIQLIATENFTDHNINLIEESVKQRSQEVVIDSGRGKFYDRNMVPLTHKAVPSLILFPFLKRMEWDVKKVADIIHVSEYDLLRALDEAKEPIVYGDPEPLELTDKQMTEINQLKIPGVFAVKKQFDRKFPPAAQLLGIVGQNKEELKKRYPDKKLPINTYIGISGLQKSFDEFLLQEENTKLIYHVDGRGGPLFGIDVKYTDPSNPFYPVTVQTTVDDHIQRKMENIADQHQMNKGGIILLDIETNSILANVSRPKMTESDPFANNGAKNYMLTAQIPGSVFKTVIAAAAIDNQLVSQNRTFDCSRTIHGEIDQKYQHGVINFTKSFAVSCNNTFATLAAELHTIDNHIIEEYAKKLGLVETVGWQGDVYHFENFKQLVDEEKGYLYLDNHERRDRKLARQTGIGQQNVRISPLAAANMMATIARGGEKKQVRAALSVRYKNGSILYNFPEKSLRGENLSPYTISKLQQLLREVVKNEDGTGRSLKNAPYEVAGKSGTAQTYHYDENGQELLNKWFVGYFPFNKPKYALAVVNLDVLSNEGSVTPIFNDAVRFLYEYDHK, encoded by the coding sequence GTGTTTAATAGACGTTTTATTTTCATTGGTACATTATTTTTAATTGGTTTAATCATTCTTCTTGGAAGATTAGCGCAAATTCAATTAATTGCTACGGAAAATTTTACCGATCATAACATAAATTTAATTGAGGAAAGTGTTAAACAAAGATCACAAGAAGTGGTTATCGATAGTGGTCGTGGAAAATTTTATGACCGCAATATGGTTCCGCTAACTCATAAAGCAGTCCCTTCACTTATATTATTCCCTTTTTTAAAACGCATGGAATGGGATGTTAAAAAAGTAGCGGATATTATTCATGTCAGTGAGTATGATCTTTTACGAGCGCTTGATGAAGCAAAAGAACCAATCGTCTATGGGGACCCTGAACCACTTGAACTAACAGATAAACAAATGACGGAAATCAATCAATTGAAAATACCAGGAGTATTTGCGGTAAAAAAACAATTTGATCGAAAATTCCCACCAGCTGCCCAACTACTTGGAATCGTTGGACAAAATAAGGAGGAACTAAAAAAAAGGTACCCAGATAAGAAGTTACCAATCAATACGTATATAGGAATTTCCGGTCTCCAAAAAAGTTTTGATGAATTTTTACTTCAAGAAGAAAATACAAAACTAATCTATCATGTTGATGGACGTGGTGGACCATTATTCGGTATTGATGTAAAATATACAGACCCATCCAATCCATTTTATCCTGTTACTGTACAAACAACGGTTGATGATCATATCCAACGTAAAATGGAGAATATAGCCGACCAACATCAAATGAATAAAGGTGGCATCATTTTATTAGATATTGAAACAAATTCAATTTTAGCCAATGTCTCAAGACCTAAAATGACTGAATCTGACCCTTTTGCAAATAACGGTGCGAAAAACTATATGTTAACAGCCCAAATTCCAGGGTCTGTTTTTAAAACGGTTATTGCTGCAGCTGCTATCGATAATCAATTAGTATCTCAAAATCGTACGTTTGATTGTAGTCGAACAATTCATGGAGAAATTGATCAAAAATATCAACATGGAGTAATTAACTTTACGAAAAGTTTTGCTGTTAGTTGTAATAATACGTTTGCGACTTTAGCAGCTGAATTACATACAATAGACAATCATATAATCGAAGAGTATGCGAAAAAATTAGGTCTTGTTGAAACAGTCGGTTGGCAAGGTGATGTCTATCACTTTGAAAATTTTAAACAATTAGTAGACGAGGAAAAAGGATATCTCTATTTAGATAATCATGAAAGGCGAGATAGAAAACTTGCACGTCAAACGGGAATCGGTCAACAAAATGTAAGAATTTCACCCCTTGCTGCTGCAAATATGATGGCAACAATCGCTCGTGGGGGAGAAAAAAAGCAAGTGCGTGCAGCCTTGTCTGTTCGTTATAAAAATGGCAGTATACTGTATAACTTTCCAGAGAAATCATTAAGGGGAGAAAATTTATCACCATATACAATAAGTAAATTACAACAATTACTACGAGAAGTTGTCAAAAACGAGGATGGAACAGGAAGAAGTTTAAAGAATGCCCCGTATGAAGTAGCTGGAAAATCAGGTACAGCACAAACGTATCATTATGATGAAAATGGACAAGAGCTATTAAATAAATGGTTTGTTGGATATTTTCCTTTTAATAAACCGAAATATGCATTGGCCGTTGTTAATTTAGACGTTTTATCCAATGAAGGATCAGTAACACCAATCTTTAACGATGCTGTTCGTTTTTTGTATGAATATGATCATAAATAG
- a CDS encoding YrrS family protein: MANQNPPSRQNLRKHSKQKKVNLILNISIAVVFLLIVVVGWSIISSQKDVNETSGNKHDSQKIEKVEDKGTAKKDNTNNATTDKEPKTKEDSEEQKDDESSTEEEVETVESDDPNVIEAKINNNWQPIGTSQTGEHTTKYDKGTTDRQEMEKALSYATGVSTDNMIVWWLENGGTPNKNVIGTISTKDSTKIYRVYLEWVDGEGWKPTKLEQLKENDKR, from the coding sequence ATGGCTAATCAAAATCCACCATCGCGACAAAACTTGAGAAAACATTCCAAACAAAAGAAAGTAAATTTAATATTAAATATTTCTATTGCTGTTGTATTCTTATTAATTGTTGTCGTTGGCTGGTCAATCATTTCTTCACAGAAAGATGTAAATGAAACTTCAGGGAACAAACATGACTCTCAAAAAATAGAAAAAGTAGAGGATAAAGGAACTGCTAAAAAAGATAATACGAATAACGCCACAACTGATAAAGAACCTAAGACAAAGGAAGACTCCGAAGAACAAAAAGATGATGAATCTTCAACGGAAGAAGAAGTCGAAACAGTTGAAAGTGATGATCCAAATGTGATTGAAGCCAAAATAAATAATAATTGGCAACCTATAGGAACTAGTCAAACTGGTGAGCATACAACAAAGTATGATAAAGGAACAACAGATCGACAAGAAATGGAAAAAGCATTAAGTTATGCAACAGGAGTTAGTACAGATAATATGATTGTTTGGTGGCTAGAAAATGGTGGAACGCCAAATAAAAATGTGATTGGAACAATTTCCACGAAAGACTCAACAAAAATTTATCGTGTTTATTTGGAATGGGTCGATGGTGAAGGATGGAAACCAACAAAACTTGAACAATTAAAAGAAAATGATAAGAGATAA
- the greA gene encoding transcription elongation factor GreA, translating to MVQEKQYPMTKEGKEKLEQELEHLKTVKRKEVVERIKIARSFGDLSENSEYDSAKDEQAFVEGRIALLEKMVRNAVIIEDSEANSDTVTLGKSVTFIELPDGDEETYTIVGSAEADPFEGRISNDSPIAKSLIGKKIGDQVTVQTPGGEMQVKITNVQ from the coding sequence ATGGTACAAGAGAAACAATATCCAATGACAAAAGAGGGTAAGGAAAAACTTGAGCAAGAACTAGAACATTTAAAGACGGTTAAACGGAAAGAAGTAGTCGAAAGAATTAAGATTGCCAGAAGTTTTGGGGATTTGTCCGAGAACTCTGAGTACGATTCTGCAAAAGATGAACAAGCTTTTGTAGAAGGACGAATTGCTCTACTTGAAAAAATGGTACGAAATGCGGTCATTATTGAGGATAGTGAAGCAAATAGTGATACAGTTACTCTAGGGAAATCTGTTACATTTATAGAATTGCCAGATGGTGATGAAGAAACGTATACAATTGTTGGTAGTGCAGAGGCTGATCCTTTTGAAGGTCGAATTTCCAACGATTCACCAATAGCAAAAAGTTTAATTGGTAAAAAAATTGGTGATCAAGTAACAGTTCAAACGCCTGGTGGAGAAATGCAAGTGAAAATAACAAATGTTCAATAA